One genomic segment of Coffea arabica cultivar ET-39 chromosome 6e, Coffea Arabica ET-39 HiFi, whole genome shotgun sequence includes these proteins:
- the LOC140009957 gene encoding uncharacterized protein has protein sequence MVFSLVHAKCNEQERRSLWSLLLLDNLVDAPWFLVGDFNVIRLAVKLQEVKRQLQLWSRESFGDIFERVRKAGGEVLRLEDLFDRDPSEPNLLALQEAWTGLRNSLMIEEGFWRQKARVKWIWEGDKNSKYFHSLVAERRAKTVIHRIKGAVGDWIAEDNRIASEAVEYFKALFSAEPSSGSWDTLDVIPHMISHTQNEDLMRVLEMEEIREVVFGMDGESAAGLDDFTGKFFTFAWEVVAEDVCEAVVSFFCGQELPKSFMATWVVLIPKVSSPQEFSQFRPISLCNFLNKMISKILANRLAKVLPNIISPQQSGFVQGRQIFDNVLLAQELIAGIRKASREGNVVLKIDMAKAYDRVSWPFLIQVLRRFGFCEVWIEMIWRLISNVWFSVVVNGAPQGFFKSSRGIRQEDPLSPGLFVLRAEVLSRHLNSLSGRQGFIPFRVPMGCPIITHLAYANDIIIFSSGMKKSLQLVMQVLENYTSISGQKVNHQKSGFLSHASLSDLRKRIVAQVTGFRFQSFPVTYLGCPLYSGRRRKSYFSAICTSVASRVLSWKERLLSSGGKLVLVWSILASMPIHILAASNPPRGVFVMLEQIFADFLWGSSEVGPQFHWIKWSQLCKPYEEGGVGIRSLQHVFDAFSLKLWWNFRLRRSLWAEFMHLKYCPEVHPCFSNFLPGHSHTWKRMVHTQVVAEKHICWSLGSGSSSFWHDNWLGTGPLCRQVESFQEHSVADFVMEGRWDLQSLSRVLSPGWVQQGEVARQVWGCFEDLIGGFSGVFTVRHRVMSWWAKPTINSYLGFVLCTLPSLICWNLWKMRNRWIFKGKLDSVMHVCDRIFLELRECFCVQFREISLPCTSRIGFFETIARLRSNVIIREVCWVCLTQSLVKLNADGCSRGNPGRNGGGGLFRDCDGRFLLGFSCYFGEATSLQAEMKALFFGVRLGVSRGLGKLHLESNSLVLVRIIQGTVRCPWRLQRELLELQQYRRYFEAVSHCFLEANKLADRLSNVGVEARCTTIYEAYNALPRYLRIWARGIWYVAGFPIRIFKWSPAFHIDKEPSVVPVWFQLPKLPLHYFHKEAIFQIVSVLGVPLFVDAATLTTPRPCLVRVCVEIDLLQSRASRVWVGNGKYEGFWQSFIPENTPKYCFHCYWQGDDIEGYHVLKLELRLSRAEKPHQRVKDASQVLEIAGMQGAESWQPLSGAREGMPSTIAEQGATAEADGVGGKQPAGGLRERETLVHGECKLGA, from the exons ATGGTTTTTTCGTTGGTGCACGCAAAGTGTAATGAGCAGGAAAGGAGATCGCTTTGGTCTTTGCTCCTGCTTGATAATCTGGTTGATGCACCGTGGTTTCTGGTTGGGGACTTCAATGTCATA AGACTGGCTGTCAAGTTACAGGAGGTAAAACGGCAGTTACAATTGTGGTCTAGAGAATCGTTTGGGGATATTTTTGAGAGGGTAAGGAAGGCGGGAGGAGAGGTGCTAAGGCTGGAGGATCTTTTTGATAGGGATCCCTCGGAGCCAAATCTTCTTGCACTTCAAGAGGCGTGGACGGGATTGAGGAATTCGCTAATGATAGAGGAaggattttggaggcaaaagGCAAGGGTTAAATGGATTTGGGAGGGGGATAAGAATTCAAAATATTTCCACTCTTTAGTTGCGGAGCGTAGGGCGAAGACGGTTATTCATCGGATCAAAGGTGCAGTTGGGGATTGGATAGCAGAGGATAATCGGATTGCATCTGAGGCAGTTGAGTATTTTAAAGCTTTATTTTCGGCTGAGCCTTCTTCAGGGTCATGGGATACATTGGACGTGATTCCCCACATGATCTCTCACACACAGAATGAGGACCTAATGAGAGTTCTAGAGATGGAGGAGATAAGAGAGGTGGTGTTTGGGATGGATGGGGAGAGTGCAGCGGGCCTAGATGATTTCACTGGGAAATTTTTTACCTTTGCATGGGAGGTGGTGGCGGAGGATGTATGTGAGGCAGTGGTTAGTTTTTTCTGTGGGCAGGAGTTGCCCAAGAGTTTCATGGCAACATGGGTGGTACTTATTCCCAAGGTCAGCTCTCCTCAAGAGTTTAGTCAATTCAGACCAATCAGCCTGTGCAATTTTCTTAATAAAATGATCTCCAAAATTTTAGCGAATCGCTTGGCCAAGGTGTTACCGAACATTATATCACCTCAGCAAAGTGGCTTTGTGCAGGGGAGACAGATTTTTGATAATGTGTTGTTGGCCCAGGAGCTCATAGCAGGTATTCGGAAAGCTAGCAGAGAGGGTAATGTGGTGTTGAAAATTGACATGGCCAAAGCCTATGACAGGGTTTCATGGCCATTCTTGATTCAGGTGCTGAGGCGGTTTGGCTTTTGTgaagtttggattgaaatgatttGGAGGCTGATTTCGAATGTGTGGTTCTCAGTTGTTGTTAATGGGGCACCCCAAGGTTTTTTCAAGTCTAGTCGTGGGATTCGTCAAGAGGATCCACTTTCCCCAGGCCTTTTTGTTTTGCGTGCTGAGGTTCTTTCCCGTCATCTTAATTCCTTGAGTGGGCGGCAGGGGTTCATCCCTTTCAGGGTCCCGATGGGGTGCCCGATTATCACGCACTTGGCTTATGCAAACGATATCATTATCTTTTCGAGCGGCATGAAGAAATCGCTTCAGTTGGTGATGCAGGTATTGGAGAACTATACATCGATTTCGGGACAAAAGGTGAACCATCAGAAGAGTGGTTTTCTATCCCATGCTAGCCTGTCGGATTTGCGGAAGCGTATTGTAGCACAAGTCACGGGGTTTCGCTTCCAGTCCTTCCCGGTGACGTATTTAGGTTGCCCGCTATATTCGGGAAGACGGAGGAAGAGTTATTTTTCGGCGATTTGTACatcagtggcaagtagggtttTGTCGTGGAAGGAGAGACTCTTGTCATCGGGTGGGAAGTTGGTGCTGGTATGGAGCATCCTGGCATCCATGCCGATCCATATCCTTGCTGCTTCCAACCCTCCTAGAGGGGTATTTGTCATGTTGGAGCAAATTTTTGCTGATTTCTTGTGGGGTTCTTCTGAGGTTGGTCCGCAGTTTCACTGGATTAAGTGGAGTCAGCTATGTAAGCCTTATGAGGAGGGAGGTGTGGGCATTCGGTCTCTGCAACATGTGTTTGATGCCTTTTCTTTGAAATTATGGTGGAATTTTAGGCTGCGACGATCTTTATGGGCTGAGTTCATGCACTTGAAGTATTGCCCGGAGGTGCATCCTTGCTTTTCGAATTTCTTGCCAGGGCACTCACACACTTGGAAGCGAATGGTACACACCCAAGTGGTAGCGGAGAAGCACATATGTTGGTCACTGGGCAGTGGGTCTTCAAGCTTTTGGCATGATAATTGGTTGGGGACGGGGCCTCTGTGTAGGCAGGTGGAATCTTTTCAGGAGCATTCGGTTGCAGACTTTGTCATGGAAGGCAGGTGGGATTTGCAAAGTCTAAGCAGGGTATTATCGCCGGGATGGGTGCAACAG GGGGAGGTGGCAAGGCAGGTTTGGGGTTGCTTTGAGGATCTCATTGGCGGGTTTAGTGGGGTTTTCACGGTGAGACATAGGGTGATGAGTTGGTGGGCTAAACCTACTATTAATTCATACCTTGGTTTTGTTCTCTGCACGTTGCCGTCCTTAATTTGCTGGAATTTATGGAAGATGCGAAATAGATGGATTTTCAAGGGTAAACTAGATTCGGTGATGCATGTTTGTGATCGGATTTTCTTGGAGTTGAGAGAATGCTTTTGTGTTCAGTTTCGGGAGATATCACTGCCTTGTACTTCACGAATTGGTTTTTTTGAAACGATAGCTAGGTTGCGAAGCAATGTTATCATAAGGGAGGTCTGTTGGGTATGCCTGACTCAATCGTTGGTGAAACTGAATGCTGACGGGTGCTCAAGAGGTAATCCGGGGAGGAATGGAGGTGGGGGATTGTTCAGGGATTGTGATGGGAGGTTCCTGCTTGGGTTTTCGTGTTATTTTGGGGAGGCTACAAGCCTTCAAGCGGAGATGAAAGcccttttttttggggttcGATTAGGGGTATCCCGTGGCTTAGGTAAGTTGCATCTGGAGTCTAATTCACTGGTTTTGGTCCGTATTATTCAGGGGACGGTTAGGTGTCCGTGGAGGTTGCAGAGGGAGTTACTCGAGCTGCAGCAATATAGACGGTATTTTGAAGCCGTGTCGCATTGTTTTCTGGAGGCAAACAAGCTGGCGGACAGGTTGTCTAATGTTGGGGTGGAGGCTAGGTGTACCACAATTTATGAGGCCTATAATGCGTTACCTAG GTACCTTCGCATCTGGGCTCGTGGAATTTGGTATGTGGCGGGTTTCCCAATAAGGATCTTCAAATGGTCTCCAGCCTTTCACATAGACAAAGAACCCTCTGTTGTTCCGGTTTGGTTCCAACTACCCAAGTTGCCGCTACACTACTTCCACAAAGAAGCAATCTTCCAGATTGTTTCGGTCCTAGGTGTTCCTCTTTTCGTTGATGCTGCAACACTGACTACCCCCAGACCATGTCTTGTAAGAGTTTGTGTTGAAATAGACTTGCTCCAGTCCAGGGCATCTCGGGTGTGGGTTGGTAATGGAAAGTATGAAGGCTTCTGGCAGAGCTTTATACCTGAGAACACTCCCAAATATTGTTTCCACTGTTATTGGCAGGGGGATGACATTGAGGGTTATCATGTTCTGAAACTAGAGCTTCGCCTTTCGAGGGCGGAGAAGCCCCATCAGCGGGTTAAAGATGCGAGCCAGGTTTTGGAGATAGCAGGGATGCAGGGTGCGGAGAGTTGGCAGCCTCTGAGTGGGGCTCGAGAGGGGATGCCTTCAACAATTGCTGAGCAGGGGGCGACAGCAGAGGCGGACGGTGTTGGTGGGAAACAACCTGCTGGCGGGCTAAGAGAGAGGGAAACACTTGTGCATGGGGAGTGCAAGCTGGGAGCATAG